The following coding sequences are from one Thiohalorhabdus sp. Cl-TMA window:
- a CDS encoding SDR family NAD(P)-dependent oxidoreductase: protein MSRPLAVAVTGCSSGIGECVAADLQNRGYRVLATARRREDRSRLEEQGLEALPLELGDPQSVAECAAAIRERAGGKLLGLVNNAAYGQPGAVEDLSREVLDAQFQANLLGTHDLTVRLLPGMREQGFGRIVNVSSLLGLVALRYRGAYNATKFALEGLTDTLRLELSGSGIHAVLVEPGPITSRFRENAFRAFEANIDAESSPHKRVYEQEVSARLAGSEEAPFTLGPEAVQAKILKALEAPRPRARYYVTFPTYLLAGLKWGLPVRWLDPLLRRIS from the coding sequence ATGAGCCGACCGCTCGCCGTAGCCGTTACCGGCTGCTCCTCCGGAATCGGGGAATGCGTGGCCGCTGACCTCCAGAACCGGGGGTACCGGGTGCTGGCCACTGCCCGCCGACGGGAGGACCGGAGCCGGCTGGAGGAGCAGGGCTTGGAGGCCCTGCCCCTGGAGCTGGGCGACCCGCAATCGGTGGCCGAGTGCGCGGCGGCCATCCGCGAGCGGGCCGGCGGCAAGCTCCTGGGGCTGGTGAACAATGCCGCCTACGGGCAGCCGGGGGCGGTGGAGGACCTGTCCCGGGAGGTGCTGGACGCCCAGTTCCAGGCCAATCTCCTGGGCACCCACGACCTCACCGTGCGCCTGCTCCCCGGGATGCGCGAGCAGGGCTTCGGCCGCATCGTCAACGTCAGCTCCCTGCTGGGCCTGGTGGCCCTCCGCTACCGCGGTGCTTATAACGCCACTAAATTCGCCCTGGAAGGGCTCACCGACACCCTGCGCCTGGAGCTGTCCGGCAGCGGCATCCATGCCGTGCTGGTGGAGCCGGGACCCATCACCAGCCGCTTCCGGGAGAACGCCTTCCGGGCCTTCGAGGCCAACATCGATGCGGAAAGCAGCCCCCACAAGCGGGTCTATGAGCAGGAAGTGAGCGCCCGCTTAGCGGGCAGCGAGGAGGCGCCCTTCACGCTCGGTCCGGAGGCCGTGCAGGCGAAGATCCTCAAGGCCCTGGAGGCCCCCAGGCCGCGCGCCCGCTACTATGTCACCTTCCCCACCTATCTGCTCGCCGGCCTCAAGTGGGGTCTCCCGGTCCGCTGGCTTGATCCGCTGCTGCGGCGGATCAGCTGA
- the trkA gene encoding Trk system potassium transporter TrkA: MKIVILGAGQVGSPVAEQLALEGHDVTVVDQDGERLSALGERLDIQTVAGQAAYPHILEEAGMGAADMVLAVTATDEVNMVACQMAETLFHTPTKLARLRAPEYLSHPELFNREAFPVDFIISPEQVVTDSIHRLIEHPGSLQVVDFAGGRVRLVGVRADADGPLVGHQLQELRHRMPGVDTRVAAIYRRGQALIPEGQTVIEEGDEVFFIAAREYIQSVLRTLRAVEGTVRGVVIVGGGKIGSSLAKALERTPVQVKLIDHNASHAAKVAAGLKNTLVLHGDGADEELLREENIGDMNVFVAVTNDDEANILSSMLAKRMGVQRAVTLINRGAYVDLVQQTGIDVAVSPHQATIGRILAHVRRGDVAMVHSLRRGAAEALEVLAHGDASTSRVIGKRLDEIRLPKGVTIGAIVRGDQVLIAHRHVVIEPEDHVILFLVDKRKIVQVEKLFQVGLGFF; encoded by the coding sequence GTGAAAATCGTCATCCTCGGTGCCGGGCAGGTGGGCTCGCCGGTGGCCGAGCAGCTCGCCCTGGAAGGACACGATGTCACGGTGGTGGACCAGGACGGGGAACGGCTCTCCGCGCTGGGGGAGCGCCTGGACATCCAGACCGTGGCGGGCCAGGCCGCCTATCCCCACATCCTGGAAGAGGCGGGCATGGGCGCCGCGGACATGGTGCTGGCGGTGACCGCCACCGACGAGGTGAACATGGTGGCCTGCCAGATGGCCGAGACCCTGTTCCATACCCCCACCAAGCTGGCCCGTCTGCGCGCCCCCGAATACCTCTCCCACCCCGAGCTGTTCAACCGGGAGGCCTTCCCGGTGGACTTCATAATCAGTCCCGAGCAGGTGGTAACCGACTCCATTCACCGCCTCATCGAGCACCCCGGCTCACTGCAGGTGGTGGATTTCGCCGGCGGGCGGGTCCGTCTGGTGGGCGTGCGGGCCGACGCCGACGGCCCCCTGGTGGGCCACCAGCTCCAGGAGCTGCGTCACCGCATGCCGGGCGTGGACACCCGGGTGGCCGCCATCTATCGCCGCGGTCAGGCCCTGATCCCGGAGGGGCAGACGGTCATCGAGGAAGGCGATGAAGTCTTCTTCATCGCCGCCCGGGAATACATCCAGTCCGTGCTGCGCACCCTGCGGGCCGTGGAAGGCACGGTGCGCGGCGTGGTCATCGTCGGCGGCGGCAAGATCGGCAGCTCCCTGGCCAAGGCCCTGGAGCGCACCCCCGTGCAGGTCAAGCTCATCGACCACAATGCGAGCCACGCGGCCAAGGTGGCGGCGGGGCTCAAGAACACCCTGGTCCTCCACGGGGACGGCGCCGACGAGGAGCTCCTGCGGGAGGAGAACATCGGTGACATGAACGTCTTCGTCGCCGTCACCAACGACGACGAGGCGAACATCCTCTCCTCCATGCTCGCCAAGCGCATGGGCGTGCAGCGGGCGGTGACCCTGATCAACCGCGGGGCCTATGTGGATCTGGTGCAGCAGACCGGCATCGACGTGGCGGTCTCGCCCCACCAGGCGACCATCGGCCGCATCCTGGCCCACGTGCGCCGCGGCGACGTGGCCATGGTGCACAGCCTCCGCCGGGGGGCCGCCGAGGCCCTGGAGGTTCTGGCCCACGGCGACGCCTCCACCTCCCGGGTGATCGGCAAGCGCCTCGACGAGATCCGGCTCCCCAAGGGCGTCACCATCGGGGCCATCGTGCGTGGCGATCAGGTGCTCATCGCCCACCGCCACGTGGTCATCGAGCCCGAGGACCACGTGATCCTGTTCCTGGTGGACAAGCGCAAGATTGTCCAGGTGGAGAAGCTCTTCCAGGTCGGACTGGGGTTCTTCTAG
- a CDS encoding OmpA family protein has translation MRRARRGVDATPNIWPGFTDALAGLVVVLVFLLVLFFLFEVVLSRQVTGQEQVIGTLRSQVDRLAGLLGESQEKRRQLASRLEESRQRGETLSRQLAETREELAAAKERREALEEDLAAMRKERKATKEELAAARKEQEATERELAATRERVQGARANMEVLSERVAALNARLARLERALAIEEQAKQAAEQRVSELKERVASQEERVSRQQGRIQAMAAQIRTQLLERVEELEKYRSEFFGRLREVFTDEPNIKIRGDRFVFQSEILFPSGKADLSAAGKDQLKRFVEVYEQAKGEIPEGLDMTILVEGYTDRVPIKTAQFSSNWELSAARALSVVHFLIDQGIAPKRLAAAGYGEYHPLTPGSTPQQRRQNRRIEIKITQR, from the coding sequence ATGCGTCGGGCTAGACGCGGGGTCGATGCCACCCCGAACATCTGGCCGGGCTTTACCGATGCCCTGGCGGGATTGGTGGTGGTGCTGGTCTTCCTGCTCGTCCTGTTCTTCCTGTTCGAGGTGGTGCTCTCCCGGCAGGTGACCGGGCAGGAGCAGGTCATCGGTACCCTGCGCAGCCAGGTGGACCGGCTCGCCGGGCTCCTGGGGGAGAGCCAGGAGAAGCGTCGCCAGCTGGCTTCGCGCCTGGAGGAGAGCCGCCAGCGCGGAGAGACGCTCAGCCGGCAGCTGGCGGAGACCCGCGAGGAGCTGGCGGCGGCCAAGGAGCGGCGCGAGGCGTTGGAGGAGGACCTGGCCGCGATGCGCAAGGAGCGGAAGGCCACGAAGGAGGAGCTGGCCGCCGCGCGCAAGGAACAGGAGGCCACGGAGCGGGAGCTGGCCGCGACGCGGGAGCGGGTACAGGGCGCCCGGGCCAACATGGAAGTCCTCTCCGAGCGGGTTGCGGCGCTCAACGCCCGGTTGGCGCGCCTGGAGCGGGCCCTGGCCATCGAGGAGCAGGCCAAGCAGGCGGCGGAGCAGCGCGTCAGCGAGCTGAAGGAGCGCGTGGCCAGCCAGGAGGAGCGGGTCAGCCGGCAGCAGGGCCGCATCCAGGCCATGGCCGCCCAGATCCGGACACAGCTCTTGGAGCGGGTGGAGGAGCTGGAGAAGTACCGCTCGGAGTTCTTCGGCCGCCTTCGGGAGGTGTTCACCGACGAGCCCAACATCAAGATCCGGGGCGACCGCTTCGTCTTCCAGTCGGAGATCCTGTTCCCCTCCGGAAAGGCCGATCTGTCCGCGGCGGGCAAGGACCAGCTCAAGCGCTTCGTGGAGGTGTACGAGCAGGCCAAGGGCGAGATTCCGGAGGGCCTGGACATGACCATCCTGGTGGAGGGCTATACGGACCGGGTGCCCATCAAGACCGCCCAGTTCAGCTCCAACTGGGAGCTGTCGGCGGCCCGGGCCCTGTCCGTGGTGCACTTCCTCATCGACCAGGGAATCGCCCCGAAGCGGCTGGCGGCGGCGGGGTACGGCGAGTACCACCCCCTTACCCCGGGAAGCACGCCGCAGCAGCGCAGGCAGAACCGCCGCATCGAGATCAAGATCACCCAGCGCTAG